The Streptococcus suis DNA window CGCCGACTTGACCAGCATCCAAGGCGAAGATAGCGGTTTGTACTTCAGTTGGAAGAGTAGTAGATGATGAGTCAAATGTAATTTTTCCACCATCATCTTTTGTATCAGTATCAGTAGAATTGTCTTTCGCTAATTGAGCAAAATCTGCGCCCTCTGCTTGTGCAGATGCAAGTACTTCTTTTGCTTTAGTCTCATCATCTAACCTAATAACACGAGCAGTTACTTCTGGTGTATAAGCTTCATAAGCACTCTTATATGCATCATCCGTTAACTCTTTTTCTGCGGCTTTCTTAACTGCATATTCAACCAATTTGTTTGTACGGATTTGATCTTTATATGTCTCCTCTGTCAAACTAGCTGATGCAAGTGCAGAGGCAAAAGAGTCACCATACTGCTCTGCCATATCATTATATGCATCATCTACTTCTTGAGCAGAAACTTTACCACCGTATTCTTTTTCGAATACGTCACTAATAATCATAGAAAGCAAAACCTGCTGTGCTTGAGAATTGTATTTTACTTGATCATAAAATTCTGAAACAGAGATGGTGCTACCTTTCATCGTGATGATATCTTTATCGGCACTTGATGAACATGCTGCTAAAGTTGCAGCAGCCAATAAAGTTACCGCTCCTGCAAAAAATTTTTTAGTTTTCTTCATAGAAAAACTGTCTCCTTTTATTCAATAACCTCTATATTATAACACAAAAGCTTTAAATTATCTTAAATTTCTTCTATTTCAAGGGTAATATTAGCACTATTCTTACGAATCATCAGTAATCCATCGCTCATTGAAACCAAACTAGCAGTCAAATCTTGATGATTTAAGGTTGCCTGAAACAAGCGTTGTAGACCCCTGTAGATGGTTCGTTGTCCTCTACGCACTTCCTTAATGTCCTTTGCGATATCACCACCCTGAAAAATATCATCAAGAACAATCAAACCACCCACTTTTACCTTTTTTAATACTTCCGGTAAAAAGACAATGTATTTAGACTTAGCAGAGTCCATGAAGACAAAGTCATAGGTATCATCAGGGAGAGTTGGTAACAAATCCATTGCTTCCCCTTCCAGCAATTCAATCTGCTGGCGCTGATCATATTTGGCAAAGTTTTCCTTAGCAAAACCAATCATTTCTTCATTTCGATCGATTGTTGTAACGTGTGAATTGGGACTGTTCTCAGCCATTAATAACGCTGAAAAACCAATAGCTGTTCCAATTTCTAATATTTCTTGAGGCTGCAAGGTTTGCATCAAAATCCGAAAGAAAGCAACTGTTTCATGTGGAATAATTGGAATATTTTCTTGACGAGCAAACTCTTCCAGTTCTTTCAAAAACCCTGTATTTTGCGCCTGACGTGTTCGCATAAAGTCCACAATTTCTTCCTTAATGACAGGACGGCGCATATTGTGATTTGCGTTTTTACTATATGATTCGACCATAGAATCCATTATATCATAAGCCGACAAGATTTTCTTCATCAACACACTAAAAGGTAGGTTTCCCCACCTTTTCTTTACATTTTTTTGGCGTAATCAATTCGATACCCTAAATTTCCAGCTAGTTCTTGAAGTCGAACAAAAGTCGCTTGCTTACTGAAAAAGAGATAGTAACTATCCGTGTCAATATCCACTGCCCCTAGACAAAAATGTTCATCAAGATATTTGCTATCAATGACTCTTGCCCATTCTGAAATAGAGGCAGCTGGATTTAATCCATCCGAATCCAATTTGAGAGAAATCCCTGCATTGCGGACTTGATGAAGTCGGTCAAAAAAGTAGATAAAATCTTCAAGATTGTCCTTATAATCACGCACACAAATATAATCAAAATGCTCTAGTAATTTTATCAAGATTAACCAAAGATTTTCCTTTTCAGACTCCCCAACACGGTCCAAGAAATCATCAAATGAATCTGGTTCTAGGATGCGTTCAATAGAGTTTAAAATCTGATTCGGATCACTAGCAAAAACCACATCTCTAAGCTGGAGAAATAGCTCCCTATCACCATTTGACATGAGGTCCGCCAGTTCAAAAATATCCTGTAGCAGTTCTTCCGTTAACATAGTACCTCCACTTTATGAATTTGAAAAGTCCCATTTTATATACGGTGCTACCTGCTCTACAAAATGGTATATACCATTAAAATCTGCACCATCAAGCTTATTCAAATTGACGACTGCAAGTAGTGCTCCTTTATTGCCTACAATTCGCAGACGTTTCGACTGATAGCCACGATAGACAGGAGAAACAAGGTAGCGAATCTCCGCAATCTCATCTAAAGAATGGCGCTGATAGTCTCCTCCTGCTTTGCTTTGATATTCTAAATACTGCTCATTCAAGACAAAGACAGCTCCCTGTTTGCGCAAGAAATAAGCATACAATGCTGACGGAATACTCAGCAATAAATAACACAATCCTGAAACCAATGCTGGTTCCGGCTTTGTCATTAAGCCAATTCCAATCAAAACCAAACCAATACTGACTGCAACTGGTATCACAATCGAACGCTTATAGGAAATCATTTTACAGATGTAACCCCTTTTTCAACAAGCTCTTCCAATTCAGTTAGGCGTGCTTCAAAAACTTTAAAAGCATCGTTAAGATAGTCTTCCTTGGTCATATCTACACCAGCTTTTGCAATGACGTTGAGGGAATAATCTGAGCTACCAGCCTTCAAGTAGTTGAGATAGTTTTCTTTGTCTTCTGGACTACCATTGACAATCTTGTTTGCGAGAGCTGATGCTGCCGCAAAACCTGTCGCATATTGATAGACATAGAAATTGTAATAGAAGTGTGGAATGCGAGCCCACTCAAACTGGATTTCTGGGTTTTCTTCTGCAGAAAGTCCGTAGTATTTTTCGTTAGTCTGACCGTATAATTCATTGAGGAAATCAGCCGTCAAGACTTGACCTTCTTGGTCTGCCTTATAGATAGCTTGTTCAAACTCGGCAAATTGTGTCTGGCGGAAGACTGTACCACGGAAACCATCTAGGTAATGGTTGAGAATAGCAAAGCGTTCCTTGTCATCTTCTACTTCTGCCAATAGTTTTTCTGTCAAAAGATTTTCATTGGTTGTTGACGCAATTTCAGCTAAGAAAAGTGAATAATGGCCATAGACATAGGGTTGTGTCTTGCGAGTCAACATGGAATGAAGAGAATGTCCTGTTTCATGGATAAGGGTGTACATGTTATCCAAGTTATCTTGCCAGTTGAGAAGCATGAAGGCGTTTGTGTCGTAGGCACCACCTGAATATGCTCCTGAGCGTTTTCCTTCATTGACATGGACGTCAATCCAACGATTCTCATAGGCTTCTTTTACAATAGCCGAATACTCCTCACCGAAGATTCCCAAGGTTTCTTGGCATTTTTTGAGTGCATCTTCATAGGAAATCTTGGTGCTAAAATCTGACAATGGCGTGTACATATCGTACATCTTCAAGTCGTCAATGCCCAAGAGTTTCTTTCGCAAATTGATATAACGGTGCAAGAGCGGAAGGTGCTTGTTGACTGCCTCAACTAATGTATCGTAAACAGATTCTGGAATAAAATTGGCTGCAAGAGATGCGTGACGGGCTGAGTCGTACTTCCGCAAACGTGCTTTCAGGTTATTGACCTTAATGTTTGACTGCAGAGTCTTAGCGTAGGTATGCTGAAACTGCTCATAGGTTCCGTACATAGCCTCATATGCTTCTTGACGGACGTCGCGGTTTTTAGACTCCATAAAGTGGATGTAGTTACCGTGAGAAAGTGGTACCAAATGTCCCTCTTCATCCGCAATTTCAGGGAATAGGATACTTGCATTATCCAAAACAGAGAAAGTTTCAGCTGGAGATTCGAAAATCTCACTCGTAGCAGCCAATACTTCTTCAATTTCTTGTGACAAAACATGGTCCTTAGTTGCTAAGAGTTTTTCAAATTGATGGCTGTACTGCACCAAAGTTGGCTCTTCATCCATGAATGCTTTCAACTGTTCCTCAGTAATAGCCATAAATTCAGGTTCATAGAAGGCAAAAGCCTGTGAAAAGGCCGAATACAAGCCCATGGCTTTAGCCTGAAATTCCTGGTATTTACCTTCACGAGTATCTTGATCGTTCTTCATAGACGCATAGACATAGAGTTTTTCAATGCGACGCATGAGACCGAGTTGTGTTTCACTAATATCTAAGAGACTTTTAGCCGAATCAAGCAAGTGGCCAGCAAAATCCTTTGCCGTTTCTGTTTCTGCTTGTAATGAAGCTAATTCTTCTTCCCAAGCTTCATCGGTTGGAAAAATAGTGGTCAAATCCCACTGGTATTTTTCTTCAATTTCATGACGTTGTTTAGACATAATAAATCCTCCGTATTCCATATTTTAACATAAAAATGCTCCACTTTCCAACGGGAGGTGAGAACGATTGCATTATTTTTTAAGGTAAATAACCGGTGGATAAAGGACTTGATTTCTCTTGTCTTTAACCCTAGCATAATAGCCATCAAAGTCCTGGTAAACCGAGTTCAAATTTACCTGTATCTGGGCAAAGCCAATGGCAGAGCGGGGCAGTCGGATGTGGGGAAACCAGTCAAATACTGTCTTGGTCAGTAGATTTTCTCCACGTCCATAAGCTTCCGCTTGCAGAGCGAGCCATTTGGGGGATTTGTAATAAAGCTGTTGAGCAATGTAGCGAGGCAAATCCTCATCCATAGGACAAGTCATGCTAGATAGGATTTGCTTTGCAAAGGGCTGACGCAAGATTTCCAATAAATTTCCCTCGCCAAATGGAAAAACCTTTGTCAGACAGTGGACCTTACCTCGTAAGTCTTCATGAATAAGGTAACGGAGCCGCAATTCTTTTTTCTCCTCATCCAATTCCCAGAGGTGAAAACCCATATTCATACTAAAAGAGAGAAATTGCTTGTGCAAATTGGTCAGTCGTTCCTTGAGCCACAAATCCTTGCCAAGCAACCAAAGAACCAGATAACCAGCCTCACGATAGGCTTGCGTCCTCAGCTGCAAACGAGAAATCGGCAGACTGGAACATTGGACTTCCATGACTAAACAATCATTGACAAATAAGTCCGCTATCTGACCTAACTCCTGCAGGCATTTTTCAAGTTCAACTCGTTCGGCATTGACTAACCACCTGTACAGACAAGACTTGAGGGACAGATGTTGGGTGGACTCATTCTCGGAAAAATAGTGGCAGTCCCGCAGGGTGACGTGGGCAAAGTGCGAACGCAGAACTTTTCCGGATTTGTACCGGACTAGGCCTCCACAACCTGGACAAAAATATCGACCTTGTGGCGCAGGATTTTCCAAGACATTAAAAACTTGCCCATCTTCATCAAGTGCAATTAACATAGTACCTCCTTTCTATATTAGTTCGCAATTAGTTCGCAAAAAAACACCCAGATTCACTGAGTGTTTGAGTTATCTTACCCAATCTGACTGCCGTTTGGCACAGATGGATTGACTGTTAAGAGTGTTAAATTGTCACCATGTTCGGCTGAGAGGATCATGCCCTGGCTGAGCAAGCCCATCATCTTACGCGGCTTGAGGTTGGCAACGATTTGGACTTTCTTACCGACCAACTCCTGCTCATTTGGATAGTATTTAGCGATACCGGACAGGATTTGGCGGTCTTGACCGTCACCTGCGTCCAGACGGAACTTGAGCAACTTGTCAGATCCCTCTACTTTGGCTACTTCTTTGACTTCGGCCACACGGATTTCTACCTTGTCGAAGTCCTCGAACTTGATCGCAGCTTTCTTATTTTTGAGTTCCACGTCAGCTGGGTCCCACTCTTTTTCTTCCTCTTGGGAAATAGCAGAGCTGCCACCCATTTGGGCTTGGATATAGGCGATCTCCTCTTCCATATCCAGTCGTGGGAAGATAGGCGTGCCTTTTGCGACCACTGTCAAACCAGCTGGAAGACCTGCAAAGTCAAGGTTTTCAAGGTCAAATACACTACCCAAACCAAGCTGTTCCATAATGGCATTAGACGTCGTCATCATGAATGGTTGAATGAGGTGCGCCACCACACGAAGACCTGCTGTCAAGTGAGCCATAACCGCTGCCAACTTGTCGCGGTCAGCTTCTTCTTTTGCCAAGACCCAAGGTGCAGTTTCATCAATGTACTTGTTGGTACGGGAGATGATATTCCAAACAGCTTCCAAAGCGCGTGGATAGTCAACTGCTTCCATATACTTGTGGTATCTTGCCAAGTTGTCAGCTACTACTGCCGCCAAGTCTGCATCAAAATCAGTCACGTCGGCAACAAAAGTTGGCACCTGACCACCAAAATACTTGTTTATCATAGCGACCGTACGGTTGAGCAAGTTTCCAAGGTCGTTGGCCAGTTCGTAGTTGATACGACCAACATAGTCTTCTGGCGTGAAGGTTCCGTCAGAACCGACTGGTAGACTACGCATGAGGTAGTAACGCAGTGGATCCAAGCCGTAACGCTCGACTAACATTTCTGGGTAAACAACATTTCCCTTAGACTTAGACATCTTGCCATCTTTCATGACAAACCAGCCGTGAGCAACCAAGCGATTTGGCAGCTTCATATCCAACATCATAAGCATGATTGGCCAGTAAATGGAATGGAAGCGAAGAATGTCCTTTCCAACCATGTGGTAAACAGTTCCATTCCAGAACTTATCATAGTTGGCTGTCTCTTCCTGACCGTAGCCCAAAGCAGTCGCATAGTTAAGCAGAGCATCTATCCATACGTAAACAACGTGTTTTGGATTAGACGGAACAGGTACTCCCCATGTAAAGGATGTACGGGATACTGCCAAATCTTCCAAGCCTGGCTCGATGAAGTTTTTCATGATTTCATTCATTCGACCATCAGGTTGGATAAAGTCTGGGTGAGCATTGAAGAATTCAACCAATTTATCTTGATATTTGCTGAGGCGGAGGAAGTAAGATTCTTCTGATACCCAAGCAACCTCATGTCCACTTGGAGCAATCCCGCCTATTACCTTACCATTTTCATCACGGAATACCTCTGCCAATTGGCTTTCAGTGAAGAATTCTTCGTCTGATACAGAGTACCAACCAGAATATTCACCCAAGTAAATATCATCTTGAGCCAGCAATTTTTCAAAAACATCTGCCACCACTTGTTCATGGTAATCGTCTGTTGTGCGAATAAACTTATCATATGAAATATCAAGAAGTTTCCAAAGTTCTTTCACGCCGACCGCCATGCCATCTACATAAGCTTGTGGAGTTAATCCAGCATCTTTTGCCTTTTCTTCAATCTTTTGACCATGCTCATCAAGACCTGTTAAATAATAGACATCATGCCCCATAAGGCGTTTGTAACGAGCCAATACATCGCAGGCAATGGTCGTGTAAGCTGAACCGATATGGAGTTTTCCAGACGGATAATAAATCGGTGTGGTGATATAAAACGGTGTTTTTGTCATGCTTTTTTTCCTTTCAAATTCAGAGCAAATGAAACTCTGTTATTGACAATACTTCATTTTATCATATTTTCAGCTAAATCACAAAATGGTTCTCATTGTTATTCTTCTTCCATCATGCTATACTATACTGTAATCCAAATAGAAAGAGGTATGCTATGTTTACTAAGAAAAATTATCTTATCCACCTTTTCTTCATTGTTATCGCTGCTGGACTCTATCGTTACGGTATCAAGGCACCTGATTTAACTTGGAATATGTTTTTGGCCTTGGTTTCATTAGATTTTGCCATTCTGACCCATTTTTCTAAAAACGGATTCATCAAATTCATCACCGCTGTCCTTTGGCTTTTCTTTTATCCAAATACATTTTACATGGTGACAGATATTGTTCATATACACTTTGCCAACACAGTTCTATGGCAACGAGAAAGTATGATTCTATTTATGCTTTATGTCCCAAGTATTTTCTTTGGGGTCATGAGCGGTGTGGAGAGTTTAAGACTTATCTTCTCCGCCTTTGCCATCAAATCCTATTGGCTCCGCCTAGTCATAATTGGTGGCCTGTCCTTTCTCTCTAGTTTTGCAATCCATATTGGTCGCTATGCTCGACTGAATTCCTGGGACATTTTTACACGACCAACTGTCGTTGTCAATGAAATGATCGATGTTATTTCATGGGCAGCTCTGCCATTTATTTTAGGATTTACATTTATCCAAATTATGGTTCTGGTCTTTGCGATTGATGAATAAAGAAAAAACGGAAACAGTTTTGAACAGCTGCTTCCGTTTTACTTTATTCGATATGAGGTTGTGGAAAAATATCTTCCAAATCAGAAATTATTTCTTGATGAGAATCCAAATAATAGTTTTTCTGATCCGAATCTGTAAGCTTTTCAATATCTAATAACATATTTCGATAAGGGTTAAGAATCTTTCTACCACCTTCTTTATCAACTTCACTTATCTGTCTCTGACATGTCGCAACCTCATCCAAGTCTCCATACCTTGAAAGTATGTCTTCTATCCAGTCGCGCTTGGCCTTGTTAAGCTCCACTATACTTTTTATTAGCCAGTCTTCATAAGTATTCTCATCTGTTATTTTCGATTGAACTTCGACGTTTGATAAAACTGAATCTTTCTTTTGGGGCTAATATAATTGCAAATTGCTTCATACAAGGATTTGCGAAAGTTGAGGTTTATTTTCTAGAATCTAAAATAGAATTGGAAATCATCTTATTTATGTCTAGATAGAAAAACATCGTATACTAGTTTTTTAAAGTGCTTTATCAAATTTTTGATGATTCGCATTATTACATTGTCGGTAAGAAAATGAGGCCTACTAGATTGGTTAAAGGCTTAGTCAGTATGTTAGCTGCAGATATGGGACAAGGGATATATATAGAGTCAAGCAGAACCATGAAGCAAGTGAGTTACTTCATTTATTAGGAATCACTTGGGATCGTCGAACTGTCAGATATGAAGATATTCAAAAGTTAGGGAAAAACTGCATACACAACACAATTTATAACTCAAAAAATCTCCCAAAACGTTGATTTGACAGCGTTTAGAGAGCTTTTTTGTTTTTTAACTGATAAACTCGGGAGTAACACTTTTTTGATGATGTAGATAAAAAATTGTCAAACAATTTTAGTTTATTGTATAATAAGTTTGAAAAAGGGATTGAGCGCCAACTCAATCCGCCATGTTCGTTTCCTTCTGTTTTTTGGGGGAAACGACCTCAAACAGTCTCGCAGACTGTTTGAGCATTATAAAGACGGTGGCTCATACTACGGAAATACTCCGTCCTACTCGCTCAAAAATGGGGACGGATTATTTTTTGTAATCTTTGAAGATTTTATAGCACAAACCTACTAAGGCGATGGTGAAACCACCAAAACTCAATAGCGTTTGTACCACTTCAAATGTTGATAACTCAGCCTCCGACGTTCAATTTTTGAAACGATATTTTTCAAAAATTGAACTAGTGCGAACCTTAGACAAATCGCTTAGGATTTGTCGTTACTTGATGAGCAAGTTTACTTGCCATCAAGTTTAGGTTAGCCTCTCACTTAGAAAGTAACCACCGTCTTTCTCCTACATCCATTCATGGATAGAGGAGCACTTTTCTACTGTTCAATTTTACCATATTTTCCACAGGTTTTACTGTGGATTTTTTGTTTGAATTTTACCATTCTCCGTGTATTATTTTGAAACGTTCAATCTTTTACATAAAAATAAGCCTAGAATATTCTAAATTAATATGGTAAAATAGTAAACTAGTAAAGCATCTGTGAGGTGGACCATATATGAAAACAGAGTTTATCAAAGAAAAAGCTAAATCAGCGTTTAACCTTAATGCGTTTACTTCACCATTAATGGGGATGATTTTGTTGATTGTAGGGGAAATGCTTGGATTAATTGTGTATGCTCCGATCATTCCATTTATTCCGTATGATAACAGTCCATTTCTTTCGCTTAGCTTAGATTTATTTGCTTTTATATTTATTAGTTTGGTTGTGATTCTCTGGTCTCGCTGTGTTGAAAAAAGCCCGTGGTTAGGACTCGGGTTTACTAAAAAAGGTGCTGGAAAAGATTTTCTACTCGGTTGGGGAATCGGAGCTACAATGTTGACCACGTGTACACTCATCATGTGGGGAATGGGTGCGATTGAATTTACTAGCACCCAGTTCTCTATAAAATTACTCGGAGAATTCTTTATACTAATCCTAGCTTGGTCAATCCAAGGTACAACAGAAGAGGTATTATCAAGAGGATGGATGTTTTCATCACTTTCAGCCAAACACACTATTCCTGTTGGTATCCTCATTTCCTCGCTCTTTTTCACATTTCTTCATTTAGGAAACCATGCTATCTCACTCATACCGCTTTTGGATCTCACATTGTTTGGTGTTTTAACCTGTTTGATGATGCTCAAAACAGGTAATATTTGGACAATTGGTGGCTTGCATGCTGCCTGGAATTGTTTCCAAGGAAATGTCTTTGCATTCCCAGTTAGCGGTACACAAGCTGGACATGCCTTTATACAAGTTGGTATCACAGGACCTGAATGGCTATCTGGCGGTGATTTCGGGGTCGAAGGTTCTGTAATTAGCTTGTTTGTTCAAAGTGGAATGATAGCTTGGCTTGTCTATGACCTCTATTATAAACATAAAAGAAAATCCTTATAAACAACAAAAGACTGTTGACGATTCACTCGCTAACAGTCTTTATTTTTGCTTTTATAGCTTCGTAAAAAATTGTCCTAGCTATATGGTAATATGGTTGAACAAAAATAGACAACAAATGTAAAGTTACCAATTCACCGACAAACCAGCCTAGAAACGATAGATCTAGACGAATTCGTTGCCAATAGTTTCCTTTCATTAAGAGACGACTCTCTCTTAATACATTCAGTGGGTTGGTGTAACTTGCATTATCTAAATGATCAAACAGGACAAAAACAGTCTGAGAATAGGCATAGTAAACAAGAAAATACAAGACGATGCCAACTATAAATAGAATCGCTCCTCTAGCCATCAATTGATCAGGCTGATGAGAAGCCAGCTCTGCCATTGCCCCAGGAGAAAGCACCATCAAGCTCCTCATAGTAAGACCGCTAAGCCATAAGGTGGAACCTATCGTGGCGGGTACACCTGCTACCATGAGAATCAAATACTGAAAGAGTAAGGTCATGCAAATAGGTTTTGCCCAATCCGATTTGAGTAGTGAAAAGTAATCTTTCAGAGTAACTTCCTGTCTATCACCTCTGAATAATTCCAGCAGATGAAAACAAGCAAGCCCGATCAAAAGCTGTAATAAAAGACGGATTCCTTCACGAGAAAAATAAGCTAATGTAACAGATGAA harbors:
- the prsA gene encoding foldase PrsA; this translates as MKKTKKFFAGAVTLLAAATLAACSSSADKDIITMKGSTISVSEFYDQVKYNSQAQQVLLSMIISDVFEKEYGGKVSAQEVDDAYNDMAEQYGDSFASALASASLTEETYKDQIRTNKLVEYAVKKAAEKELTDDAYKSAYEAYTPEVTARVIRLDDETKAKEVLASAQAEGADFAQLAKDNSTDTDTKDDGGKITFDSSSTTLPTEVQTAIFALDAGQVGASVISVLDASTYTTSYYVVKLESKTEKSDNWEDYKDKLKEIILAEKQADSTFVSNVIKTALQDANVKVKDSAFQNLLSQYITTEESSSSTESSSSSSSTTESSSSGE
- a CDS encoding O-methyltransferase, giving the protein MVESYSKNANHNMRRPVIKEEIVDFMRTRQAQNTGFLKELEEFARQENIPIIPHETVAFFRILMQTLQPQEILEIGTAIGFSALLMAENSPNSHVTTIDRNEEMIGFAKENFAKYDQRQQIELLEGEAMDLLPTLPDDTYDFVFMDSAKSKYIVFLPEVLKKVKVGGLIVLDDIFQGGDIAKDIKEVRRGQRTIYRGLQRLFQATLNHQDLTASLVSMSDGLLMIRKNSANITLEIEEI
- the pepF gene encoding oligoendopeptidase F, which translates into the protein MSKQRHEIEEKYQWDLTTIFPTDEAWEEELASLQAETETAKDFAGHLLDSAKSLLDISETQLGLMRRIEKLYVYASMKNDQDTREGKYQEFQAKAMGLYSAFSQAFAFYEPEFMAITEEQLKAFMDEEPTLVQYSHQFEKLLATKDHVLSQEIEEVLAATSEIFESPAETFSVLDNASILFPEIADEEGHLVPLSHGNYIHFMESKNRDVRQEAYEAMYGTYEQFQHTYAKTLQSNIKVNNLKARLRKYDSARHASLAANFIPESVYDTLVEAVNKHLPLLHRYINLRKKLLGIDDLKMYDMYTPLSDFSTKISYEDALKKCQETLGIFGEEYSAIVKEAYENRWIDVHVNEGKRSGAYSGGAYDTNAFMLLNWQDNLDNMYTLIHETGHSLHSMLTRKTQPYVYGHYSLFLAEIASTTNENLLTEKLLAEVEDDKERFAILNHYLDGFRGTVFRQTQFAEFEQAIYKADQEGQVLTADFLNELYGQTNEKYYGLSAEENPEIQFEWARIPHFYYNFYVYQYATGFAAASALANKIVNGSPEDKENYLNYLKAGSSDYSLNVIAKAGVDMTKEDYLNDAFKVFEARLTELEELVEKGVTSVK
- a CDS encoding competence protein CoiA encodes the protein MLIALDEDGQVFNVLENPAPQGRYFCPGCGGLVRYKSGKVLRSHFAHVTLRDCHYFSENESTQHLSLKSCLYRWLVNAERVELEKCLQELGQIADLFVNDCLVMEVQCSSLPISRLQLRTQAYREAGYLVLWLLGKDLWLKERLTNLHKQFLSFSMNMGFHLWELDEEKKELRLRYLIHEDLRGKVHCLTKVFPFGEGNLLEILRQPFAKQILSSMTCPMDEDLPRYIAQQLYYKSPKWLALQAEAYGRGENLLTKTVFDWFPHIRLPRSAIGFAQIQVNLNSVYQDFDGYYARVKDKRNQVLYPPVIYLKK
- a CDS encoding methionine--tRNA ligase — its product is MTKTPFYITTPIYYPSGKLHIGSAYTTIACDVLARYKRLMGHDVYYLTGLDEHGQKIEEKAKDAGLTPQAYVDGMAVGVKELWKLLDISYDKFIRTTDDYHEQVVADVFEKLLAQDDIYLGEYSGWYSVSDEEFFTESQLAEVFRDENGKVIGGIAPSGHEVAWVSEESYFLRLSKYQDKLVEFFNAHPDFIQPDGRMNEIMKNFIEPGLEDLAVSRTSFTWGVPVPSNPKHVVYVWIDALLNYATALGYGQEETANYDKFWNGTVYHMVGKDILRFHSIYWPIMLMMLDMKLPNRLVAHGWFVMKDGKMSKSKGNVVYPEMLVERYGLDPLRYYLMRSLPVGSDGTFTPEDYVGRINYELANDLGNLLNRTVAMINKYFGGQVPTFVADVTDFDADLAAVVADNLARYHKYMEAVDYPRALEAVWNIISRTNKYIDETAPWVLAKEEADRDKLAAVMAHLTAGLRVVAHLIQPFMMTTSNAIMEQLGLGSVFDLENLDFAGLPAGLTVVAKGTPIFPRLDMEEEIAYIQAQMGGSSAISQEEEKEWDPADVELKNKKAAIKFEDFDKVEIRVAEVKEVAKVEGSDKLLKFRLDAGDGQDRQILSGIAKYYPNEQELVGKKVQIVANLKPRKMMGLLSQGMILSAEHGDNLTLLTVNPSVPNGSQIG
- a CDS encoding DUF1361 domain-containing protein — protein: MFTKKNYLIHLFFIVIAAGLYRYGIKAPDLTWNMFLALVSLDFAILTHFSKNGFIKFITAVLWLFFYPNTFYMVTDIVHIHFANTVLWQRESMILFMLYVPSIFFGVMSGVESLRLIFSAFAIKSYWLRLVIIGGLSFLSSFAIHIGRYARLNSWDIFTRPTVVVNEMIDVISWAALPFILGFTFIQIMVLVFAIDE
- a CDS encoding putative holin-like toxin, whose protein sequence is MVQTLLSFGGFTIALVGLCYKIFKDYKK
- a CDS encoding CPBP family intramembrane metalloprotease, whose translation is MKTEFIKEKAKSAFNLNAFTSPLMGMILLIVGEMLGLIVYAPIIPFIPYDNSPFLSLSLDLFAFIFISLVVILWSRCVEKSPWLGLGFTKKGAGKDFLLGWGIGATMLTTCTLIMWGMGAIEFTSTQFSIKLLGEFFILILAWSIQGTTEEVLSRGWMFSSLSAKHTIPVGILISSLFFTFLHLGNHAISLIPLLDLTLFGVLTCLMMLKTGNIWTIGGLHAAWNCFQGNVFAFPVSGTQAGHAFIQVGITGPEWLSGGDFGVEGSVISLFVQSGMIAWLVYDLYYKHKRKSL
- a CDS encoding DUF975 family protein; the protein is MTTNNIVSRAMAIRERTKGTTILFLPSILLAICYALSTTIFRLFTFLSLRQDSALVESRLVSSVTLAYFSREGIRLLLQLLIGLACFHLLELFRGDRQEVTLKDYFSLLKSDWAKPICMTLLFQYLILMVAGVPATIGSTLWLSGLTMRSLMVLSPGAMAELASHQPDQLMARGAILFIVGIVLYFLVYYAYSQTVFVLFDHLDNASYTNPLNVLRESRLLMKGNYWQRIRLDLSFLGWFVGELVTLHLLSIFVQPYYHIARTIFYEAIKAKIKTVSE